AAAATTGAATTTTAAGCCTAAGTAAGATTTTAGTTTCATACCTAGTATTATACTACAAAATATATAAAAAACCAAATCGTTTTGGACTTTGTTTAACCGTAAATATACAAAGTGTGCAAAGGTAAGAATCTTAATAATGCCGGAACTCACTACAATCTCCTTTCAGGTATAACAACCGGATAGCCCACAGCGTTAAAGATTTTAGCTTCAATGTTGTAAATGCTCAAAATATTTTGAGGATTCAGTACCTCTTCAGGACTGCCTTGTGCAAAAATTTTACCTTCTTTCATTGCAAAAAGGTAGTTACCGTAACGGGCTGCTTGATTTAAGTCGTGAAGAACCAAAACTACCGTAACCCCCGTTTCCTTGTTTAGACGGTTTACAAGCTCCAAGAATTCTATTTGATGAGCCAGATCCAAATAGGTGGTAGGCTCATCAAACAAAAGGATATCAGGCTCTTGGGCAAGAGCCATAGCGATCCAAGCTCTTTGTCTTTCGCCGCCGGACAGGGTTTCCAAAGTTTTGTCCCGCAAAGCAAATGTATTTGTAAGCTTCATAGCTTCTTCTATTATCTTTTGGTCGGAAGCTTCAAAACCCTCAAACCATTTTTTATGGGGATAACGGCCGAAATAGACCAATTCTTCGATGCTCATATCGTCCGGGTTTTTATTTTGCTGTAATAGGATAGAAACTTTTTGGGCGAGTTTTTTAGAGTCCATTTTTGAGATATCTTTTTCTTCGATAAAGATTTTGCCGGAAACGGGTTTTATAATTCCTGCGATGCTTTTTAAAATAGTGGACTTTCCTGAAGCATTGGGCCCGATTATCGAAACCACCTGCCCTTTTTTTACCCTTAGGTTTAAATTTTGAACAACAGGTTTATCTCCGTAGGAAAGGCTTAAATCCTCTATCCTAAGCATGTCCATATTTTAAAACCTCTTTTTTAAATTCTTCAAATTCGTTAATACCCTCTTCGTTTCCGCGTCCGAGAATTAAGGCTCTTATATTTAGAGCTTCACAGGCGGCGAGCTTTTCCCTTGTGCCTCCGACATCGCCGCTGTCCTTCATCACAATATAGGAGGCTCCGTATTCTTTAAACATAGCTTCATTTAAATTTTGAGAAAAAGGGCCTGTCATGGCAATTATGTCCTGAGTCGCAACTCCTGCATTTTTGCATTTTTCGATACTGTCTGCCGTAGGTAAAATTCTATATACAAAGCGGTTTGAGGAACGGAAGGCTTCAAAGTCCGAAACGGTTTTGGAACCTGTCGTAAAAAAAACCGTAGAAGATTTTAATTCTTTTAAAAATGAGCAAAGGTCTTCCATATCCTCAAAGGTATAAAAGCTATTTTTCTCCAAGTCCGTTGAAGATTGTGAAGTTCCGCGGGTAAAGCGTAAATATTTTATGTTCAAGTTTTGTGCGGTTTTTTTTGCATTTTGAGAAACGATGAGGGCATAAGGATGGCTTAAATCGGCAATTAGGCTTATTTTTTCTTCAATACAAAATTGTTCCATTTGGGACTCATCCATTCTGCCGATTTTAAGTTTATGATTTTTAAAAAAGTCCTTGCTTTCTTCCGTTGCAACGCTCATTATATAGGGCACATTTTTTGCTTTTAAAAAATCTGCAAGGCTTCCGGCTTCGGTGGTTCCGCCTATAATCCAGATCATTTAATCTTATATCCTCGCGGGGTAATTATTTTTCCGTTTTGAATGTAGGTGTTGCTGTTGCCTATTATTATAAGACTGAACATATCGATTTCATCGTAATTTATTTTTTGAAGCTCGGTAACGATAATTTTTTCGTTATTACGGCAAGCATTTTTTACTATGCCTACAGGTGTTTGGGGAGCCCTGAATTTTAAGATTATATTTACGGCTTCTTCGATATAATCGGAACGGGTTTTAGATTTTGGATTGTAGAGGGCAATTACAAAGTCGCCCTCCGCCGCTAAGCCGACTCTTTTTTTTATAACCTCATAATCGGTAAGCCTGTCGGAAAGGCTGATAAGAGCCGTATCGTGCATTAAGGGAGCGCCCAGCCTTGAAGCCGCAGCAAAGGCGGCGGAAATGCCCGGAATTATTTCGACATTTAAATCGGGAGCAAGCTCCAAGATGGGGCCTGCCATTCCGTAAAGGCCGGCATCTCCGGTGCTTATAATGCTTACGGTTTTTCCTTCTTTTACCTTTGAAACTGCATACTTACATCTTTCAATTTCGCCGGTCATTCCCGTTTGAAAAACTTCCTTGCCTTCGATAAAGGGTTTTATATATTCAATGTAGCCTGAATAGCCTACAATTATTTCGGATTGCTTTAAGGCCTCGGCCGCCTGAGCCGACATATATTCCGCCCCGCCGGGGCCTATACCTACAACAAATAGTTTACTCAATTTTATTTCCTCGCTTGTAACTCATTTTTATAAAAGAGTTTCGGTTTTCCAGTCTTTTATGGTACGTTCTTTTTCATCAAAGGATGAACCTATTAGAACAATCTTTTTACCGCTTGATTTAAAAGGAGCTGTATAGCCTTTTTCTTTTATCTGTGCTACCGCATCTTCCGAGCTTCCGTTTCCGTCAAGTTTAAATTCAAAGATATAAATCGTATCTGCCGTGTGAACAATACAATCCGCTCTTCCGGCTGCACAGTGTATTTCAGTTTCGACAAACTGTCCCATCAGCTTAAAAATCAAATAAACTGCCGTCTGATAATTTTGCTCCCTAAGCTTTAACTTTTCTTTGGGAAGATTATCATAAGGAATTCCGGCAATTATGGACTTCATTCTTTCCATAAATCCGTCCACATTTCCTGCCTTTACATCTTCAACAAAACGCCAAACGGAAGAAGCCGTTTGATCGGTACGCAAAGAAGTGTAATCCGGCAAAAGGTTTTTAAGAAAACCGTAACGGACTTCATCATTAGGAAAACCTAACCTATAAAGGGCTGCTTCTCTTATATATTCTTTAATTGTTAAATATCCTGCTTGAAATAAAATTGGAAGAGGGTTTTTTGTGTCGGCCCGGTAATCGGCTAGACCGGCTTCATCAAGCTCAACATTTCCGTCTAAGTCGGGAATATTATAGTAAGCATCTTTTAGGTAGTTTACCAAAAAGGTCGGAGTTCCCGTAGCAAACCAATAACTGCCGGCATTGTTTGCCGAAAAAACATTTAAAACACTGAATGGGTTATAGACACTTTCTCCTACGCCGGCAAACAAGTAGCCGTCATATCGTTTCTTTAAAAGTTCTACACAAGATTCATAGCTTATCTTTTCTTTTTCTGCTAAGACCTCAATTTCAGGCTTAAAAGTAAGGTGCAATTCTTTTTCGGTAATACCGCAAATTGAAGAGAAAGCCTCGTGTAGACTTATATCCTGTAAATTATTTAAATCGCTAAAAATACTTATCTTACTGAATTTTGTTACGCCCGTTAAAAACGAAAAGCGGATATATTGGTCGCAAGTTTTTAAAACAGAATAAAAAGATTTAAGCGTGCTGCGGAATTCTTCGTTTAAGGCTTCATTTACATACATTGTCTGTAAAAGAGGTTTGTCATACTCGTCTACGAGGATAACAACTTTTTTTCCGGTTTTTTCATAAGCCCTATTGATGATACCGGCAAAACGGGCAGTCAAGCCGTTATCCGTTTTATTGCTTCCATATATTTTTTCAAAATCGGTAAGATGATAATCTAGAACCTGCTTTACACCTTCTTTTTCGTTATACTGCCCCATATTAAAATCCAAGTAGAGGACAGGGTATTCAGTCCAAGGCTCCGAGCCTTCCGACCTAGCCCTTTCTTCTTCAGCCTTTTCAATATATAGGCCTTTAAAAAGGTCTTTCTTTCCCAAAAAATAGGCAGCAAGCGTGGAAAGGAAAAGGCTTTTTCCAAACCGGCGCGGGCGGCTTAAAAAATAGGGGGACGAGGTTAAAATAAGCCTAAAAAGATGCTCTGTTTTATCAACATAAAGATATTTATCTGTTCTAAGTTTTTCAAAACTTTGAATGCCGACAGGCAGCTTTCTGTAAAGATTCATTATGAGCCTCCTTAGCCTTTCTTTTTTATCATTATATAACAAAAAGCTCTTATGCACAAGCCGAGATAAAGCTGTGAAGATAAGGGTGATGAAAATATCAAGAAAAAATTCTTATGTTATTACACTGGAGCTTAGATAACAAAATAAAAAATCATAGCTTTTCAATCTCGGATTCGGGAAGACCGGTCATTAACAAAATTTCAGAAATAGGGTAACCTCTGTTTTTCATAAGTCTAGCTGTTTCTATTGATTTTTGCTTTAGGCCTTCAGAAAAACCCTTATATCTAGCGTCCATCTCAAAAGTAGACATTAATCTATATTCTCCCCTATTTTGTAAGTCCAAGTTCTTCTCCAGCCCTTAACCTTGTTCTCATATTTTGAATTTTTGCATCCATAATTTCAAGCTCGGCAAGGATTTCTTTTTCTTTTTTTGAAGTTTCTATAACGGATGCTATTCCTCCGTTTTTGATAACTATCCGCTTATCCGCATAGAGGGCCAGAGCAGGATCATGTGTGGCCATTAAAACAATTTTTTCCTTTGAAACCAAGAGTTCCAAGGCTTTTTTGCGGTCAATGCCTGCGTTTTCTATTTCGTCTATGAGGACGATGGGAGAGGAGCTTAAAATAGCTGTATCCGCAATCATAAGAGCCCTCGACTGTCCTCCGCTCAAGGCCGTTATCGGCGTATCCAAATTAAATTTTTCGCCCGCAAGATTGTTTGCGGCCTCTATGATATTTTTTACCACACCTTCTTTGTCTTGGACAAGCCGGCTTTCCGCATGGAGCTCGATAAATTCTTTGACGGATAAATCCATTACAAAGTTCATATTTTGCGAGAGCTGGGCTACAAGTTTATTGTTTACTGAAAAACGGATTGTCTTATCGGGTGTTTTGCCGTTAATTAAAATGCTGCGGTTTGTAGGAGTATCCTTTTGGGCAGTCCATTCGATGTCGGCAAGGAGCCTTGATTTTCCGGAACCTGTCGGGCCTACAATCGAAATAATTTGAGAGGTATAAAGGGTAAGCTCATCAAAGTTTTCGGTTTCGCCTGACTTGTTTGTTCCGGGAAGAATTGTGAGGCTGTGAACCTCGTTTGCATTTTCCAAATTCAAAAAGGCCTTCATTTGAATTATGTATTCAAAAAATGCAGAGTAGAGTTCTTCTCTGTTTACTGCTTCTTCTTCACAAACTTCATCGGAAAGCGATTGTAAAAAATCTTTTAGAGTCTGCTCCTTGTTTTTTAAAATACCTATTTCAATCAAACGGTTTTCATTTATAAAATCTTCGATAAAAGGGTATTCGCTTAAAAGATTTTGAATCGATTTTTCAGAAAGTTTTTTAACCTCTGTATTTTCATCACTTAAATAAAATTCATTGTTCATTTTTTCTCCCCTGTTCTTCGGCAATTTTCATCTTGCGGATATTTCCCATCTGGAAATTTTCTCCTATTCTTGTTTCACCCAAACAATAAGAACAAAGGGCGGCAGGCATGGGAAAGCGGAGCTCCATTCCTTGTACCGTAGAAATATCCTCGGCCTTATCCGTTAAAAGGGTGCTGAGCTCAAAGGCGCCTTGGCCCGTAAGACCGTTTACATGCATTATGACCGCCCTAGGATTTACGGCATTTACCCTTGCCGCAAAAACTTCGCGTTCAGCCTGAGAAACGATGTCTCCCTTTGTGATAACTACAATGTCGGCAGACTTTAAAAGAGGGCCTATTTTTTTTGGCGTATTTATCCCCGACAGGTTATCGATTACGCAGATACCTAAAATATTTTTTATATAGGGGGAACAGCGGTTACAAAGCCCTGCGGACTCGCTTACCAAAAGGTCAAGCCCTTCCTTGATTCCCCATTGCACGGCCTCCTCTATGTTTGACACAAAGAAGTGGTCGGGACATAGGGAGCCGGAGATTCCTTTTTGAACGGGAACTCCGGCCTTTTGATATAGAAGGTCATCATCAGTATAAAGGCAGTCGAATTTTACTGCCCCCGTTTTTATATTTTGTTTTTTTAAGGCATCTATTGTTTTTAAGATTACGCTTGTTTTACCCGACGACGGCGGGCCTGAAAATATTATTAAGTTCATAAATATAATATAACAAATCTATGTGACGAAGTCTGTAACGGATGTTACACAGACCTTAAATTTTTCCGGCAGCTGTTTCAAAATCGGTTTTGATTTTTTCCAAAAGAGAACCTATATCGTTTTGATAAATAAAGTCCCAACCTACCCAAGAAAATTTTTTATCCTCGCCTAAACGGTTATCGACATCGGGATTCGTTGACGGGAAAAAACCGCTTTCGGAAAACACCCTCCCGGTTTTTTCTGAAAGGAAGAAATCCGCAAAGGCCTTTGTCAAAGCCTCATTTTCTTTTTTTACGAGCATAAAAATCGGAGCCGCTATAGCCCCGTCTTTGGGCCAAACCGTTTTTAATGCCGAATCTTCTTTTATCATCTTTGAAAAAAAGTAGGGGCTTATGTTTACGGCAGGAGGTTCATTGACAACGGATTTAGGATTTTTTAAAACCATAGATGCTTTCCCCTTTACCATTTGTGCCGGATGAAGAGAGGTGCGACAAGCCCTGCCCAATTTTTTTATACCTTCATCTCCGAAACGGCTGTAAATATTTAGGATTACCGAATTAAATAAATCCAAATCGCTGAATGGAATAGCCGCCGAATTTTCAAATTCGGGTAATAGGAGGTCTGCCCAAGTTTCGGGCATTTTTCTTCCTCTTAACAGCTCGGTGTTTACAATCATTACTGCGGGAACTACTCCGATAATTGCATAGTTTTTTTTGCCGTCTCTAAGGTCTATATAATCATTGCAAAAGTCCTTATTCATTTTTTCTATTGAACAATGAAAATCTTTGTTTTCGATAAAGGAGCCCATTAGTTTTTTGTCGAAAAAAAGCTCAAACCCTGCAGAGAGGAGAATATCGGGAAGGTTTTCTTTTTTTCCTGTTTGAGCTTCTTTTATTATCCAGTCGATTCCGAGGTTTGCGGAACGAAGATCATAGCTGATTTTATAGTTTTGTTTTTCAAGCTCATTTTTATTTTCTTCAATATACTCGGAATGAAATTCTTTAAAGGCTTCAAGCAATGGGATTCTTATAGGACATGGAAGCACTCCCTCAATTCTTATATTTTTTTTGCCGTCATCATAACCGGTGTTTTGTGCATCTTTCTTTTCTAAGCTTAAATCTATTTCGGCAAAACCGATATTTTTATTTTGTTCGATAACTTCAATAAGCTCTTTTTCGCACAAACCGATATCGAGGTTTTTCGACAAAAGGGCTTTTTCAAGACTAATCTTTTTCCCCATTATTTTGCGCATAAGGGGATTGGTAAGAGGGGTAAAACCTTTTTCTGCCAAGTATCTTATCGTTTCAGGAAAGCGTTCGGTAATATCAAAAACACTTTCATCCATATTAAAATATTTATTCATTATAATCCTCCGATCTATAATCAAGTTAAAATCAAAATAACCCGAAATTAAAAGTATGAATCCTATTTTTAAAAATATATCCGCTCAAGAAACGGAAAAATATTTAAAAAATACCAAGGCCAAAACCCTCAACTATAAAAAAGATGCCTTTATCTTTTTTGAGGGCGATACTCCCGCTTTTATTTTTGTTTTAAAATCGGGTATCGTTCAAATCGAAAAAAACACTGCCGATGGAAAGCGGCTTATTGTAAACCGCTTTGAAAACCCCGGTACTGTTTTTGCCGAAGTCTATGCTCTTTTGGATTCGGCTATCTACGATTACTCATGCCGTGTAATTAGCGATGCCGAAATTCTCCGTCTCCCCATAGAAGGTGTCTTTGGTGCCGGAGCGTACTCCGAAACTCATTTTAAGGTTCTAAAAAACCTATTAAATATTTTGGCTCATAAGGCTTATTTTTTAAACCAAAAGCTTCTTATCTTTTCTTCATTCAGTCTTCGCCAAAAAATAGCCCTCTATTTATTGCAGCAGGCTGAAGGGAGTTCAAGGGTTGAGCTAAACCTAAACAGGGAGGCTATGGCTGAATACTTAGCCGTTCCTCGCCCATCTCTTTCCCGCGAGCTTATGAGCATGCAAAAAGATGGGCTTTTAAAAATCGAAAAAGATACCATCATTGTCAACCTTGATAAACTCGAAGACTTTAGCTAATGGCCTATGAATAAGAGCCCTTGGCCTGTCATTCCGATTATGTTTCTAACCGAAAAAATGTTTTATATCATCTTCTATTGAAGAGATTCCAGATAATCCGAATTTGCTTATTAAGACCTCCTTTACATTGGGCGAAAGGAAACCCGGAATAGTAGGCCCAAGGTGTATGTTCTTTACGCCTAAGAACAATAGAGCCAAGAGTACTATAACGGCTTTTTGTTCGTACCATGCTATATTAAAAATTATAGGTAAATCATTAATATCGCTTAGGTTAAATATTTCCTTCAATTTAAGAGCTATAAGGGCAAGGGAATAAGAATCATTGCACTGTCCTGCATCCAATACCCTTGGAATGCCGTTTATATCTCCAAGATTTAGTTTATTATACCTGTATTTTGCACAGCCTGCCGTCAGAATGACGGTATTTTTTGGAAGAGCCTCCGCAAAACCCGTATAATAAGATCTTGTTGTGTGTCTGCCGTCGCAGCCGCCCATTACTATGAATTTTCTAATATCCCCGTTTTTGACGCTTTCGACAATTTTGTCGGCAAGAGCAAAAACTTGGGCGTGAGCGAAGCCGCCTATAATCTTTCCGCTTTCAATTTCTTTGGGGGGCGGACAGGATTTTGCCTTTTTTATAATTTCGGAAAAGTCCTTATGACCGTATTCATCGGCTTCGATATGAACACAGCCGGGATGTCCTGCTGCATTTGTCGTGTACATTCTTGATACATAGGAAGCCTTCGTAGGAATTATACAGTTGGTTGTCATAAGGATTGGGCCGTTAAAACTTTCAAATTCGGAAGCCTGTTTTGCCCACGAATTACCGTAATTACCTGCAAGATGCTTATATTTTTTTAGTTTCGGATAATAATTTGCAGGGAGCATTTCGGAGTGAGTATAAACATCAACTCCTGTACCCTCAGTTTGCTCAAGAAGCATTTCGATATCTTTTAGATCATGCCCCGATACAAGGATGCCCGGATTATTTCTTACACCTATCGAAACTTCGGTTATTTCGGGATTACCGTAGCTGCCTGTGTTGGCGCTATCCAGCAGGGCCATTCCCTTAACTCCTGCTTCTCCTGTCTTTAAGGTAAGAGAAATAAGTTCATCAACACTCAAATTTTCATCTATGAGTATTGAAAGCGTTTTTTGAATAAAGGCATCAACATCTTCGTCTTCATAACCTAAGGCGTTAGCATGTTTTACATAGGCACATAGACCCTTTAGACCATAGATAATAAGCTCTTTTAGAGATCTCTTATCGGGGGCTTTTGTCTGCAAAACACCTATTGTCATGGCCTTGCCCAACCTTTTCGGTATATCCGAATCAAGATGAGCTTGTATCTCCGGATCAAGAGGTCTGTTTAAAGAACTATGCAAATCATGGATTGCTTTAAGAGTAATATTTATTCTGTTGTTAATTGCTTTTTCATCAAAATTTGCATTGGTTATTGTAACAAAAAGGTTTGTGCTTACGATGTGGTTAATTTCTTTTTCAACCTTAAGCCCGTTTTCCCTCATATAACTTGTCACCTCGGAAAGCTTTTTTGTTCCCCAGATAAGAAAGTCCTGTAATCCTGCAACTAAGGGGTTTTTCCCGCATACTCCGACCCTTACGCAGCCTGAATTTTTAAATGTCTCCTGACATTGAAAACAAAACATAGTGTCCATAGTATTCTCCTATAAAAACTTTTTGCAGCAAATATCAATTTGCAAAAAAAGTTTTTTCTAGTGTGTGCCGAAAAGCACACACATATAATAATGCGATGTTTTGTGCAAAGCACAAAACTCGGTAGATAAACAGTGAAACAGTATTTCTGTTGAACTGTTTATCATACCTCCTATTTTTCAAAGGTTTGAGTAAATTATAAGCATTTTATGAATAGAAGTCGGTAACGGATGTTACGAGGATGTTAAATTTTTTCGGTTTTCCAGTCTTTTATGGTACGTTTTTTTTCATCAAAGGAGGAACCGATTAAGACAATTTTTTTACCGCTTGATTTAAATGGAACTGCATAGCCTTTTTCTTTTATCTGTGCTATCGCATCTTCCGAGCTTCCGTTTCCGTCAAGTTTAAATTCAAAGATATAAACCGTATCTTTTGTATGAACAAGACAATCGGCTCTTCCGGCTGCACAGTGTATTTCGGTTTCGACAAATTGCCCCATCAGCTTAAAAATCAAATAAACGGCAGTCTGATAATTTTGCTCTCTAAGTTTTAACTTTTCTTTGGGAAGATTATCGTAAGGAATGCCGGCAATTATGGACTGCATTCTTTCCATAAAGTTATCTACATTTCCTGCTCTTACATCTTCAACAAAACGCCAAACGGAAGAAGCAGTTTGATCGGTACGCAAAGAAGTGTAATCCGGCAAAAGGTTTTTAAGAAAACCGTAACGGACTTCATCGTTAGGAAAGCCTAATCTGTAAATGGCCGCTTCTCTTATATATTCTTTAATTGTTAAATATCCTGCCTGGAACAAAATCGGCAGAGGATTTTTTGTGTCGGCTCGGTAATCGGCTAAGCCGGCCTCATCAAGCTCAACATTTCCGTCTAAGTCGGGAATATTATACTCAGCTTCTTTGAGGTAGTTTACCAAAAAGGTCGGAGTTCCCGTAGCAAACCAATAACTTCCCACATCCTTTGCCGAAAAAGCATTTAGAAGGCTGAAAGGATTATAAACGCTTTTTCCTTCTTTTGCAAAAAGATATCCGTCATAGCGTTTTTTAAGAAGGCTTAAACATTCTTCATAGCTTATCTTTTCTTTGTCTGCCAAGACCTGAATTTCGGGAGAAAATACGGCAGTTAATTCTTCTTGGGTTATACCGCAGAGAGCAGAGCAATCTTCGTGAAGGCTTATGTCTTGTAAGTTATTTAGGTCACTGAAAATACTTACCTTACTGAATTTTGTTACTCCCGTTAAAAATGCAAAGCGGATATATTTGTCGCAAGTTTTTATAACGGAATAAAAAGCTTTGAGTGTGCTGCGGAATTCTTCGTTTAGGGTTTCATTTACATACATTGTTTGTAAGAGGGGCTTGTCATACTCGTCTACGAGGATAACTACTTGTTTGCCGGTTTTTTCATAAGCTGTTTGTATTAAAAAAGCAAAGCGTTTACCAAAAGATAAATCGTTCCCCTGTATACCGAAACGCTCCTCCTCGGCTCTTAAAAAGAAGTCAAGGCTTTCATTTAAAGACTCGGGTAAGTCATAGCGTCCCGTATTAAAATCCAAGTAAAGAACGGGATATTGAGTCCATGCTTCAGTTCCTTCGTTTTTAGCCCTGTTTTCTTCGGCTTCTTCAATGTACAGCCCCTTAAACAATTCTTTTTTTCCTAAAAAGTAGGCTTCGAGGGTAGAAAGAAAAAGGCTTTTTCCGAAACGGCGGGGGCGGCTTAAAAAATAAACCTTACCGAAATTAGCAAGCCGGAAAACATATTCCGTTTTATCTGCATATAAAAAATTCTTTTTGCGTAAATCTTCAAAACTTTGTACTCCTATAGGTATCTTCCGTGAAAAATCCATCATTTTTTGCCTCCCCAATT
The DNA window shown above is from Treponema denticola and carries:
- a CDS encoding ABC transporter ATP-binding protein; this translates as MDMLRIEDLSLSYGDKPVVQNLNLRVKKGQVVSIIGPNASGKSTILKSIAGIIKPVSGKIFIEEKDISKMDSKKLAQKVSILLQQNKNPDDMSIEELVYFGRYPHKKWFEGFEASDQKIIEEAMKLTNTFALRDKTLETLSGGERQRAWIAMALAQEPDILLFDEPTTYLDLAHQIEFLELVNRLNKETGVTVVLVLHDLNQAARYGNYLFAMKEGKIFAQGSPEEVLNPQNILSIYNIEAKIFNAVGYPVVIPERRL
- the cobK gene encoding precorrin-6A reductase — protein: MIWIIGGTTEAGSLADFLKAKNVPYIMSVATEESKDFFKNHKLKIGRMDESQMEQFCIEEKISLIADLSHPYALIVSQNAKKTAQNLNIKYLRFTRGTSQSSTDLEKNSFYTFEDMEDLCSFLKELKSSTVFFTTGSKTVSDFEAFRSSNRFVYRILPTADSIEKCKNAGVATQDIIAMTGPFSQNLNEAMFKEYGASYIVMKDSGDVGGTREKLAACEALNIRALILGRGNEEGINEFEEFKKEVLKYGHA
- the cobJ gene encoding precorrin-3B C(17)-methyltransferase, producing MSKLFVVGIGPGGAEYMSAQAAEALKQSEIIVGYSGYIEYIKPFIEGKEVFQTGMTGEIERCKYAVSKVKEGKTVSIISTGDAGLYGMAGPILELAPDLNVEIIPGISAAFAAASRLGAPLMHDTALISLSDRLTDYEVIKKRVGLAAEGDFVIALYNPKSKTRSDYIEEAVNIILKFRAPQTPVGIVKNACRNNEKIIVTELQKINYDEIDMFSLIIIGNSNTYIQNGKIITPRGYKIK
- a CDS encoding ATP-binding protein, with translation MNLYRKLPVGIQSFEKLRTDKYLYVDKTEHLFRLILTSSPYFLSRPRRFGKSLFLSTLAAYFLGKKDLFKGLYIEKAEEERARSEGSEPWTEYPVLYLDFNMGQYNEKEGVKQVLDYHLTDFEKIYGSNKTDNGLTARFAGIINRAYEKTGKKVVILVDEYDKPLLQTMYVNEALNEEFRSTLKSFYSVLKTCDQYIRFSFLTGVTKFSKISIFSDLNNLQDISLHEAFSSICGITEKELHLTFKPEIEVLAEKEKISYESCVELLKKRYDGYLFAGVGESVYNPFSVLNVFSANNAGSYWFATGTPTFLVNYLKDAYYNIPDLDGNVELDEAGLADYRADTKNPLPILFQAGYLTIKEYIREAALYRLGFPNDEVRYGFLKNLLPDYTSLRTDQTASSVWRFVEDVKAGNVDGFMERMKSIIAGIPYDNLPKEKLKLREQNYQTAVYLIFKLMGQFVETEIHCAAGRADCIVHTADTIYIFEFKLDGNGSSEDAVAQIKEKGYTAPFKSSGKKIVLIGSSFDEKERTIKDWKTETLL
- a CDS encoding ATP-binding cassette domain-containing protein encodes the protein MNNEFYLSDENTEVKKLSEKSIQNLLSEYPFIEDFINENRLIEIGILKNKEQTLKDFLQSLSDEVCEEEAVNREELYSAFFEYIIQMKAFLNLENANEVHSLTILPGTNKSGETENFDELTLYTSQIISIVGPTGSGKSRLLADIEWTAQKDTPTNRSILINGKTPDKTIRFSVNNKLVAQLSQNMNFVMDLSVKEFIELHAESRLVQDKEGVVKNIIEAANNLAGEKFNLDTPITALSGGQSRALMIADTAILSSSPIVLIDEIENAGIDRKKALELLVSKEKIVLMATHDPALALYADKRIVIKNGGIASVIETSKKEKEILAELEIMDAKIQNMRTRLRAGEELGLTK
- a CDS encoding GTP-binding protein, whose translation is MNLIIFSGPPSSGKTSVILKTIDALKKQNIKTGAVKFDCLYTDDDLLYQKAGVPVQKGISGSLCPDHFFVSNIEEAVQWGIKEGLDLLVSESAGLCNRCSPYIKNILGICVIDNLSGINTPKKIGPLLKSADIVVITKGDIVSQAEREVFAARVNAVNPRAVIMHVNGLTGQGAFELSTLLTDKAEDISTVQGMELRFPMPAALCSYCLGETRIGENFQMGNIRKMKIAEEQGRKNEQ
- a CDS encoding ABC transporter substrate-binding protein, whose translation is MNKYFNMDESVFDITERFPETIRYLAEKGFTPLTNPLMRKIMGKKISLEKALLSKNLDIGLCEKELIEVIEQNKNIGFAEIDLSLEKKDAQNTGYDDGKKNIRIEGVLPCPIRIPLLEAFKEFHSEYIEENKNELEKQNYKISYDLRSANLGIDWIIKEAQTGKKENLPDILLSAGFELFFDKKLMGSFIENKDFHCSIEKMNKDFCNDYIDLRDGKKNYAIIGVVPAVMIVNTELLRGRKMPETWADLLLPEFENSAAIPFSDLDLFNSVILNIYSRFGDEGIKKLGRACRTSLHPAQMVKGKASMVLKNPKSVVNEPPAVNISPYFFSKMIKEDSALKTVWPKDGAIAAPIFMLVKKENEALTKAFADFFLSEKTGRVFSESGFFPSTNPDVDNRLGEDKKFSWVGWDFIYQNDIGSLLEKIKTDFETAAGKI
- a CDS encoding Crp/Fnr family transcriptional regulator, encoding MNPIFKNISAQETEKYLKNTKAKTLNYKKDAFIFFEGDTPAFIFVLKSGIVQIEKNTADGKRLIVNRFENPGTVFAEVYALLDSAIYDYSCRVISDAEILRLPIEGVFGAGAYSETHFKVLKNLLNILAHKAYFLNQKLLIFSSFSLRQKIALYLLQQAEGSSRVELNLNREAMAEYLAVPRPSLSRELMSMQKDGLLKIEKDTIIVNLDKLEDFS
- the hcp gene encoding hydroxylamine reductase: MDTMFCFQCQETFKNSGCVRVGVCGKNPLVAGLQDFLIWGTKKLSEVTSYMRENGLKVEKEINHIVSTNLFVTITNANFDEKAINNRINITLKAIHDLHSSLNRPLDPEIQAHLDSDIPKRLGKAMTIGVLQTKAPDKRSLKELIIYGLKGLCAYVKHANALGYEDEDVDAFIQKTLSILIDENLSVDELISLTLKTGEAGVKGMALLDSANTGSYGNPEITEVSIGVRNNPGILVSGHDLKDIEMLLEQTEGTGVDVYTHSEMLPANYYPKLKKYKHLAGNYGNSWAKQASEFESFNGPILMTTNCIIPTKASYVSRMYTTNAAGHPGCVHIEADEYGHKDFSEIIKKAKSCPPPKEIESGKIIGGFAHAQVFALADKIVESVKNGDIRKFIVMGGCDGRHTTRSYYTGFAEALPKNTVILTAGCAKYRYNKLNLGDINGIPRVLDAGQCNDSYSLALIALKLKEIFNLSDINDLPIIFNIAWYEQKAVIVLLALLFLGVKNIHLGPTIPGFLSPNVKEVLISKFGLSGISSIEDDIKHFFG
- a CDS encoding ATP-binding protein, with protein sequence MDFSRKIPIGVQSFEDLRKKNFLYADKTEYVFRLANFGKVYFLSRPRRFGKSLFLSTLEAYFLGKKELFKGLYIEEAEENRAKNEGTEAWTQYPVLYLDFNTGRYDLPESLNESLDFFLRAEEERFGIQGNDLSFGKRFAFLIQTAYEKTGKQVVILVDEYDKPLLQTMYVNETLNEEFRSTLKAFYSVIKTCDKYIRFAFLTGVTKFSKVSIFSDLNNLQDISLHEDCSALCGITQEELTAVFSPEIQVLADKEKISYEECLSLLKKRYDGYLFAKEGKSVYNPFSLLNAFSAKDVGSYWFATGTPTFLVNYLKEAEYNIPDLDGNVELDEAGLADYRADTKNPLPILFQAGYLTIKEYIREAAIYRLGFPNDEVRYGFLKNLLPDYTSLRTDQTASSVWRFVEDVRAGNVDNFMERMQSIIAGIPYDNLPKEKLKLREQNYQTAVYLIFKLMGQFVETEIHCAAGRADCLVHTKDTVYIFEFKLDGNGSSEDAIAQIKEKGYAVPFKSSGKKIVLIGSSFDEKKRTIKDWKTEKI